The proteins below come from a single Torulaspora delbrueckii CBS 1146 chromosome 5, complete genome genomic window:
- the STU2 gene encoding Stu2p (similar to Saccharomyces cerevisiae STU2 (YLR045C); ancestral locus Anc_5.123) — MLAADFKGKQDTSRLVNTTKRPVYESHMSTGGDQDDEDFVGLPLSERLSHRVWKARLHGYQELNALFEAGEDEGSISVYWRDPEQFAQYVVDSNVAAQEQAILALQTLLKKTQLPARGVDLKSVISLWVPALVEKGLGSSRATTKSRSMECVLSLCSYDESLTTCVELVLPFLTKKLPKLVASALNCISELIKSYQFVNVDTGVLLPLVTEPLVKLAGHADRNVRAQTMTLIVEIYKVTGKNRVLIQELLLDQLKPIQQNDLKKLFSKADETNDDGKRLLFKWQESEQQVDKDGDTLMDVKSSLPADSMDKRSDEHQVVIDPFDLLPEQTITDKLPVDFHDRINSAKWKDRVEALSEFWDGTLSKVKKLRAKGQDYSEILSIMAHIVQKDANVQAVTIAAQCIQMICAKLRTPGFTKHYVTIVFVPLLERTKEKKPSVIESIRQALRTVCQFYNPLSPTGHNEDLLQELLQFMTHKTPQIKMESTALLTFIINELQTNEVQVLRKYLDDEITPVVLKIVNDTQPTIRTCGFECFANLIRLLGKRDLNLALEKLDNLKKKKIEECLASLPAASQPKIEVTAASVLRPTSSHKSTIPTKRGPSSPLQKNTKASSPSAARSRVLLTSRSLTTSQQTPPPPSAVHTKELEQLHREKQEWIRERSQLLNQVKNLTSFQTELSDENDSLREQLKMTQTNLHEKGLQLRSKELQLTKLQDRVAQLESELRHLQQQKQQRHNHQSPLSTQRHISSSDASAVSTNLGVRSLSSSSFEPKAVKTKHSRTPSESSDDLPRRVDSLQLNTEIVNEESWKRAAEVTSQLKARIERMRAKSKGINNNV; from the coding sequence ATGTTGGCGGCTGATTTCAAAGGTAAACAAGACACTTCAAGATTAGTAAACACAACAAAGAGACCTGTTTACGAGTCACATATGAGTACCGGAGGTGATCAGGACGACGAGGATTTTGTAGGATTGCCCTTGAGCGAAAGGCTCTCGCACAGGGTGTGGAAAGCGCGGCTACATGGATATCAGGAGTTGAACGCATTGTTTGAGGCAggagaagatgaaggatcTATTAGTGTTTACTGGAGGGATCCTGAGCAGTTTGCGCAGTATGTGGTGGATTCAAATGTGGCTGCACAGGAGCAGGCTATCCTGGCGCTACAAactctgttgaagaagacgcAGTTACCCGCCCGTGGTGTTGATCTTAAGAGTGTAATAAGCTTGTGGGTACCTGCATTGGTTGAGAAGGGACTTGGGTCTTCCAGGGCTACTACTAAGTCTCGGTCAATGGAATGTGTGCTCTCTTTGTGCTCTTATGACGAGTCTTTAACGACTTGTGTCGAATTAGTGCTGCCCTTCTTGACGAAAAAACTACCGAAATTGGTAGCTTCTGCATTGAACTGTATCAGCGAGCTTATCAAATCATACCAATTTGTTAATGTGGATACTGGCGTTTTGCTGCCGCTTGTGACAGAGCCACTTGTAAAACTGGCTGGTCATGCGGATAGAAATGTGAGAGCACAGACAATGACACTGATCGTAGAGATCTATAAAGTCACTGGGAAGAATAGGGTGTTAATCCAGGAGTTATtacttgatcaattgaaacctATTCAGCAAaatgacttgaagaagcttttcaGTAAGGCTGACGAGACTAATGATGATGGAAAGCGATTGTTATTCAAATGGCAAGAAAGCGAACAACAAGTAGACAAAGATGGAGATACACTTATGGATGTAAAGAGTTCACTACCAGCGGATAGTATGGATAAGCGCTCTGATGAACATCAGGTTGTGATAGATCCCTTTGATCTCTTACCAGAACAAACCATCACTGATAAACTACCCGTTGACTTCCACGACAGGATAAATTCGGCTAAATGGAAGGATAGAGTCGAAGCATTATCAGAATTTTGGGATGGCACGTTGTCAaaggtcaagaaattgagagcGAAAGGTCAGGACTACAGCGAAATTCTAAGCATAATGGCTCATATAGTACAAAAGGATGCCAACGTTCAGGCGGTAACAATAGCAGCACAATGTATTCAAATGATTTGTGCTAAACTGAGAACTCCCGGTTTCACCAAACATTACGTTACAATAGTGTTTGTACCGTTACTCGAGAGAAcaaaggagaaaaaacCATCAGTGATAGAATCAATACGTCAAGCATTACGAACCGTTTGTCAGTTTTATAACCCATTGAGCCCGACTGGTCATAATGAGGACCTCTTGCAAGAATTATTACAATTCATGACGCACAAAACCCCCCAGATAAAGATGGAAAGTACGGCGTTGTTAACttttatcatcaatgagCTGCAAACCAATGAAGTACAGGTTCTCCGAAAATATCTTGACGATGAGATAACCCCAGTGGTCCTAAAGATTGTCAACGATACTCAACCTACGATCAGAACTTGTGGATTCGAATGCTTTGCCAATCTAATCAGACTTCTAGGTAAAAGGGATTTGAATTTGGCGTTGGAAAAACTCGATaatctcaagaagaaaaagattgaagaatgtCTCGCAAGTTTACCAGCCGCTTCGCAACCAAAGATCGAAGTTACAGCTGCCAGTGTTTTGCGACCCACTTCATCCCATAAGTCCACTATTCCAACCAAAAGAGGTCCAAGCTCACCCTTACAGAAGAATACAAAGGCTTCTTCACCCAGTGCTGCAAGGTCAAGAGTTTTACTCACTTCAAGGTCACTTACAACATCACAGCAAACCCCTCCACCTCCATCAGCGGTCCACACAAAGgaattggaacaattgCATAGAGAGAAGCAGGAATGGATTAGAGAACGTAGTCAGCTATTGAACCAAGTTAAGAACTTGACCAGTTTCCAAACTGAGTTAAGCGACGAGAACGATAGCCTACGAGAACAACTGAAGATGACCCAAACAAACCTTCACGAAAAAGGTTTACAACTAAGATCTAAAGAGTTGCAATTGACCAAACTACAGGACCGGGTTGCACAGTTAGAATCTGAGTTACGCCAtctacaacaacaaaaacaaCAACGTCATAACCATCAATCGCCACTCTCTACACAGCGACATATTTCTTCGTCTGACGCTTCAGCAGTCTCCACGAACCTGGGCGTTCGTTCActgtcatcttcatccttcGAACCAAAGGCCGTAAAGACAAAACACTCTAGAACACCCAGTGAGTCTAGTGATGATCTTCCGCGTCGTGTTGATTCTCTACAATTAAACACCGAGATTGTTAACGAAGAAAGTTGGAAACGAGCAGCAGAAGTCACTTCACAACTCAAAGCAAGGATTGAAAGGATGAGGGCAAAATCCAAAGGTATAAATAATAACGTTTAA
- the TDEL0E05070 gene encoding RNA-binding protein — MRIDDKQQVVEWLDSTVAVVSKSDPELLKEFVLELLEEVPGDKERDEFIETVCSLLDQIVRDKEVFAQELYDVVVAGQKHREDSENWVTIYDIPQDLCKRKLVLKEFEQFGVVCGFKLTGSLSQPRRNALIKFEDSDAVNACLQSTIPFFNDRFVQVDTVVAVEPAKLPKSTPFSQMTTQLNVKSKQLAQYRERLREIENRIEATNPNDSCNVRHCQNLYREFLEELDRKQLSPELLYRLQDKLQAIKYDPKTYVKPRRPSGERVRVRD; from the coding sequence ATGCGGATTGATGACAAGCAGCAAGTGGTTGAATGGCTAGATTCGACTGTTGCAGTTGTGTCGAAATCTGATCCcgaacttttgaaagagtttgtgTTGGAATTGCTCGAAGAAGTGCCTGGTGACAAGGAAAGAGATGAGTTTATAGAAACGGtttgttctttgttggATCAGATCGTCAGAGATAAGGAAGTGTTTGCTCAAGAGCTGTACGATGTGGTTGTAGCAGGACAGAAACATAGAGAGGATTCGGAGAATTGGGTTACTATCTATGATATACCACAGgatctttgcaaaaggaAGTTGGTTCTTAAAGAATTCGAACAGTTTGGAGTTGTGTGTGGGTTCAAGCTCACTGGTAGCTTGAGTCAGCCTAGGAGGAATGCATTGATCAAGTTTGAGGATAGCGATGCGGTCAATGCTTGCCTGCAGTCTACGAttcctttcttcaacgataGATTTGTTCAAGTGGATACCGTGGTTGCAGTGGAACCAGCAAAGTTACCGAAATCCACTCCGTTCAGCCAAATGACTACTCAACTTAACGTAAAGTCTAAGCAACTTGCTCAGTATCGTGAAAGGCTTCGAGAGATAGAAAATAGGATCGAGGCGACAAATCCGAATGATTCTTGTAATGTGAGACATTGTCAAAACTTGTATCGTGAGtttctggaagaattggataGGAAACAATTATCTCCGGAACTGCTATACCGTTTGCAAGACAAATTGCAGGCGATAAAATACGATCCAAAGACTTATGTTAAACCCAGACGGCCTAGTGGCGAAAGGGTGAGAGTAAGAGATTAA
- the TRX2 gene encoding thioredoxin TRX2 (similar to Saccharomyces cerevisiae TRX2 (YGR209C) and TRX1 (YLR043C); ancestral locus Anc_5.124), producing the protein MVTAVTSASDFEKFISVDKLVVVDFFAVWCGPCKMIAPMIEKFSTEYSQADFYKVDVDELPDIAKKNEVSSMPTFILFKSGKPVAKVVGANPAAVKQAIASNV; encoded by the coding sequence ATGGTTACTGCTGTTACTTCTGCTAGCgatttcgaaaaattcatctCTGTCGACAAGTTGGTCGTCGTGGACTTCTTTGCTGTGTGGTGTGGTCCATGCAAGATGATTGCCCCaatgattgaaaagttctcCACTGAATACTCTCAAGCCGACTTCTATAAGGTTGATGTCGATGAATTGCCAGACattgccaagaagaacgaaGTTTCTTCCATGCCAACTTTCATCTTATTCAAGAGTGGTAAGCCAGTTGCTAAGGTCGTTGGTGCCAACCCAGCTGCTGTCAAGCAAGCTATTGCTTCTAACGTTTAA
- the ZPR1 gene encoding zinc finger-containing protein ZPR1 (similar to Saccharomyces cerevisiae ZPR1 (YGR211W); ancestral locus Anc_5.120), translated as MSEKSEETRSNTEHENLFRPVGEAVEEVQEEADNDGEVAEVKLTGAADAMGHPVQEIESLCMNCHENGTTRLLLTSIPYFRDVVIMSFECPHCGLKNSEIQPASEIQEKGCKYVLKVEEAKDFNRQVIKSETASCKFVELDIEIPAKRGQLTTVEGLLSEMIEDLESDQETRKTIDESLYQKIEEFITKVKDYMECKPGTLPLTFVLDDPAGNSWTEYTPGEPLHKWSRMEYPRTDDQNVQVGIITRDQLEQRRREKLQELSNRERNPPQSVTVGAGNSQFLSDATDIENFNNEVQTFRASCPSCMNECETHMKPVNIPHFKEVIIMSTVCDKCGYRSNEVKTGGAIPAQGRRITLLCDDAADLSRDILKSESCSLTIPELSVEVQQGTLGGRFTTLEGLLRQVYDELHSRVFSQTSDSMEEQTKERWLSFFGKMKDALDGKVAFTVIMEDPLAGSYIQNVYAPDPDPNMKIEDYERTQQQNEDYGLSDMMVEQQ; from the coding sequence ATGAGTGAAAAGAGCGAAGAAACTAGGTCAAATACCGAGCACGAAAACCTATTTAGGCCAGTTGGTGAGGCTGTTGAggaagttcaagaagaggctGACAACGATGGAGAAGTCGCCGAAGTAAAGCTTACTGGTGCTGCAGATGCAATGGGACACCCAGTGCAGGAAATCGAGTCCCTCTGTATGAATTGTCATGAAAATGGTACAACAAGACTGTTGCTGACGTCGATTCCGTACTTCAGAGATGTTGTGATAATGTCTTTTGAATGTCCTCACTGTggattgaagaactcaGAAATTCAGCCAGCTTCAGAAATTCAGGAGAAGGGATGTAAATACGTTTTGAAGGTGGAGGAAGCTAAAGATTTTAATAGACAAGTGATCAAGTCTGAGACCGCATCGTGTAAATTCGTGGAATTAGATATTGAGATTCCAGCCAAGagaggtcaattgactACTGTGGAGGGTCTCTTGAGCGAAATGATTGAAGACTTAGAGTCTGACCAGGAGACGAGAAAGACCATAGACGAGTCATTATATCAAAAGATCGAAGAGTTCATCACAAAAGTCAAGGATTACATGGAATGTAAACCAGGAACTCTGCCGTTGACTTTTGTGCTAGATGATCCAGCAGGAAATTCTTGGACAGAATACACACCTGGTGAACCCCTACACAAATGGTCTCGTATGGAGTACCCAAGAACGGACGACCAAAATGTTCAAGTTGGTATTATTACAAGAGACCAGCTCGAGCAACGTCGTAGAGAAAAGCTACAGGAACTATCCAACCGTGAAAGAAACCCTCCCCAATCCGTTACCGTCGGTGCTGGAAATTCGCAATTCCTATCTGATGCTACGGACATcgaaaatttcaacaacgaGGTTCAAACTTTCAGAGCTTCCTGTCCCTCCTGTATGAATGAATGCGAGACTCACATGAAGCCTGTTAACATTCctcatttcaaagaagtgatTATCATGTCCACAGTGTGCGATAAATGTGGTTATAGGTCCAATGAAGTCAAGACCGGTGGTGCAATCCCAGCACAGGGTAGAAGAATTACTCTTCTTTGTGATGATGCTGCCGATCTTTCTCGTGATATACTGAAATCCGAGTCCTGTTCATTGACCATACCAGAACTCAGCGTTGAAGTTCAGCAGGGTACTCTAGGTGGTAGATTCACAACGTTGGAAGGTCTACTGAGACAAGTTTACGACGAATTGCACTCTCGTGTTTTTTCACAAACATCCGACTCTATGGAAGAACAGACGAAAGAGCGTTGGCTATCGTTCTTCGGTAAGATGAAGGATGCTCTAGATGGTAAGGTAGCATTCACTGTAATCATGGAGGATCCACTGGCAGGATCATACATTCAAAATGTTTATGCTCCAGATCCAGATCCAAACATGAAAATTGAGGATTATGAAAGAACTCAGCAGCAGAACGAAGACTACGGGCTTTCAGATATGATGGTCGAGCAGCAATAA
- the PDC1 gene encoding indolepyruvate decarboxylase 1 (similar to Saccharomyces cerevisiae PDC1 (YLR044C); ancestral locus Anc_5.122), whose product MSEITLGRYLFERLKQVDTNTIFGLPGDFNLSLLDKIYEVPGMRWAGNANELNAAYAADGYARVKGMAALVTTFGVGELSALNGIAGSYAEHVGVLHIVGVPSISSQAKQLLLHHTLGNGDFTVFHRMSANISETTAMITDINSAPAEIDRCIRTTYVSQRPVYLGLPANLVDLKVPASLLDTPIDLSLKANDAEAEQEVVDDVLALIKAAKNPVILADACCSRHDVKDETRKLIDITQFPSFVTPMGKGSIDEQNPRFGGVYVGTLSSPEVKEAVESADLILSVGALLSDFNTGSFSYSYKTKNIVEFHSDYIKIRNATFPGVQMKFALQKLLAKVGDVAKDYKPVQVPARTPENAATADSTPLKQQWIWNQVGKFLQEGDVVITETGTSAFGINQSHFPNKTYGISQVLWGSIGFTTGATLGAAFAAEEIDPKKRVILFIGDGSLQLTVQEISTMVRWGLKPYLFVLNNDGYTIERLIHGEKAQYNDIQPWKNLDLLPTFGAKDYETHRVSTTGEWNKLTTDSEFNKNSKIRMIEVMLPVMDAPSSLVAQAQLTASINAKN is encoded by the coding sequence ATGTCTGAAATTACTCTAGGTCGTTATCTATTCGAAAGATTAAAGCAAGTTGACACCAACACCATCTTTGGTTTGCCAGGTGACTTCAACTTGTCCTTGTTGGACAAGATTTACGAAGTGCCAGGTATGAGATGGGCTGGTAACGCTAACGAATTGAACGCTGCTTACGCTGCTGACGGTTACGCTAGAGTTAAGGGTATGGCTGCTTTGGTCACCACTTTCGGTGTCGGTGAGTTGTCTGCTTTGAACGGTATTGCCGGTTCTTACGCTGAACACGTCGGTGTCTTGCACATTGTCGGTGTTCCATCTATCTCTTCCCAAGCTAAGCAATTGTTGTTGCATCACACCTTGGGTAACGGTGACTTCACTGTTTTCCACAGAATGTCTGCTAACATCTCTGAGACCACTGCTATGATTACTGACATCAACTCTGCTCCAGCTGAGATTGACCGTTGTATCAGAACCACTTACGTTTCTCAAAGACCAGTCTACTTGGGTCTACCAGCTAACTTGGTTGACTTGAAGGTCccagcttctttgttggaCACCCCAATTGACTTGTCTTTGAAGGCTAACGATGCTGAAGCTGAACAAGAAGTTGTCGACGACGTTTTGGCTTTGATCAAGGCTGCTAAGAACCCAGTTATCTTGGCTGATGCTTGTTGTTCCAGACACGATGTCAAGGATGAGACCAGAAAGTTGATCGACATCACTCAATTCCCATCCTTCGTCACCCCAATGGGTAAGGGTTCTATCGATGAACAAAACCCAAGATTCGGTGGTGTTTACGTCGGTACTTTGTCCTCTCCAGAAGTCAAGGAAGCTGTTGAATCCGCTGACTTGATCTTGTCTGTTGGTGCTTTGTTGTCCGATTTCAACACTGGTTCTTTCTCTTACTCTTACAAGACCAAGAACATTGTCGAATTCCACTCTGACTACATCAAGATCAGAAACGCTACCTTCCCAGGTGTCCAAATGAAATTCGCTTTGCAAAAGCTATTGGCTAAGGTCGGTGACGTTGCCAAGGACTACAAGCCAGTTCAAGTTCCAGCTAGAACTCCAGAGAACGCTGCTACTGCTGACTCCACTCCATTGAAGCAACAATGGATCTGGAACCAAGTTGGTAAGTTCTTGCAAGAAGGTGATGTTGTTATCACTGAAACCGGTACTTCCGCTTTCGGTATCAACCAATCTCACTTCCCAAACAAGACCTACGGTATTTCCCAAGTCTTGTGGGGTTCCATTGGTTTCACCACTGGTGCCACTTTGGGTGCTGCTTTcgctgctgaagaaatcgacccaaagaagagagttATTCTATTCATCGGTGACGgttctttgcaattgacCGTTCAAGAAATCTCCACCATGGTCAGATGGGGTTTGAAGCCATACTTGTTCGTCTTGAACAACGATGGTTACAccattgaaagattgattcacGGTGAAAAGGCTCAATACAACGACATTCAACCATGGAAGAACTTGGACCTATTGCCAACTTTCGGTGCTAAGGACTACGAAACCCACAGAGTTTCCACCACTGGTGAGTGGAACAAGTTGACCACTGACTCTGAGTTCAACAAGAACTCTAAGATCAGAATGATCGAAGTTATGTTGCCAGTTATGGATGCTCCATCCAGTTTGGTCGCTCAAGCTCAATTGACTGCTTCCATCAACGCCAAGAACTAA
- the TDEL0E05090 gene encoding uncharacterized protein (similar to Saccharomyces cerevisiae YGR210C; ancestral locus Anc_5.121): MPRDPLIGIVGKPSSGKSTTLNSLTDAAAAMGAFPFTTIDPNRATGYVQVDCACSRVGKQDLCKPNYGWCSNGKRHIPIMLLDVAGLVPGAHAGRGLGNKFLDDLRHADALIHVVDVSGTTDAEGKNTRGYDPLNDIEWLQDEIRLWIEGNLKKRWGSIVRRHTATKSNVVDTLQAQFGGYGSQATMIQRALDRINDLPPLQDWDDSWITKVVKSFMEEKFPTVLALNKIDHPDADKNVSKIMLKYPDTKAVLTSAITEIFLRKLNKQKFIRYEEGTEFVDTFEDDPENLKPVDEKVLERIENIRDLVLYRFGSTGVVQVLQAATGVLNLMPIYTVKNIQTFTGGNGINVFRDCFLVKKGTPVGKVTKYIMGTEVTIAAIETVGGVRVSEDSLVEPGKNDILSFKIAPRSKE; encoded by the coding sequence ATGCCAAGAGACCCACTAATTGGTATCGTAGGGAAGCCTTCCTCAGGTAAATCTACCACTCTCAATTCGCTAACCGATGCGGCCGCAGCTATGGGGGCTTTCCCTTTCACCACAATTGATCCCAACAGGGCCACTGGGTACGTTCAAGTCGATTGCGCGTGTTCCAGAGTTGGGAAGCAAGATCTTTGTAAACCCAACTATGGTTGGTGCTCAAATGGTAAGAGACATATACCCATTATGTTGCTGGACGTTGCCGGTTTAGTTCCTGGGGCACACGCTGGGAGAGGTCTTGGTAATAAGTTCCTGGACGACTTGAGACATGCTGATGCATTGATTCACGTCGTTGACGTCAGTGGTACTACGGATGCGGAAGGAAAGAACACAAGAGGTTACGACCCATTGAACGATATTGAATGGCTGCAGGATGAGATCAGATTATGGATTGAAGGtaacttgaagaaaagatggGGGTCTATTGTGCGTAGACACACAGCAACCAAGTCTAATGTAGTCGATACTTTGCAAGCACAATTCGGTGGTTATGGTTCACAGGCAACTATGATTCAGAGAGCGCTCGATAGAATTAACGATTTACCACCTTTGCAAGATTGGGATGACTCGTGGATTACTAAAGTGGTCAAGTCATTTATGGAAGAGAAATTCCCCACGGTGCTTGCATTAAACAAAATCGATCATCCAGATGCTGATAAGAACGTTTCGAAGATAATGTTGAAATACCCAGACACAAAGGCAGTATTGACTAGTGCCATAACAGAGATATTCCTGAGAAAGCTTAACAAACAGAAATTCATTCGTTACGAAGAAGGTACCGAATTTGTAGAcacatttgaagatgatcctgagaatttgaagccagTGGATGAAAAGGTTTtggaaagaattgaaaatatcaGAGATTTAGTACTCTACAGGTTTGGTTCTACCGGTGTTGTGCAGGTTTTACAAGCAGCTACAGGTGTTCTCAATTTAATGCCCATCTATACGGTGAAGAATATCCAAACTTTTACCGGTGGTAATGGAATCAACGTGTTCAGAGATTGTTTCCTAGTGAAGAAAGGAACACCGGTTGGGAAAGTCACTAAATATATAATGGGAACTGAAGTTACAATAGCTGCTATTGAAACAGTAGGTGGTGTCAGAGTCAGCGAGGATAGCTTAGTCGAGCCCGGTAAGAACGATATACtgagcttcaaaatcgCACCTAGAAGTAAAGAATAA
- the CIR1 gene encoding Cir1p (similar to Saccharomyces cerevisiae YGR207C; ancestral locus Anc_5.126) encodes MASKQLRILVPVKRVIDYQIRPRVNKLGTAIETTGVKFSINPFDDIAVEEAVRIREKNKSLVESIHAVSIGPSKAQDILRNCLAKGADTSTLIDSKDARIEPLAVAKVLKEVVEKQNANLVIMGKQAIDDDCNNTGQMLAGMLKWPQATNAAKVEFLESGRVEVTREVDGGEEVISASLPLVITTDLRLNIPRYVGLQNLMKAKKKPMEKLALKDFSDVDFEPRLKVNSIEEPQPRAPGVKVNSVDELIEKLKDAKVI; translated from the coding sequence ATGGCCAGTAAACAATTGCGTATTCTAGTTCCCGTTAAGAGGGTCATTGACTACCAAATCAGACCAAGAGTGAACAAACTTGGTACTGCGATAGAGACTACTGGTGTCAAGTTCAGTATCAACCCATTCGACGACATTGctgttgaagaagccgTCAGAATTagagagaagaacaaatcgCTGGTCGAAAGTATCCATGCGGTTTCTATTGGTCCCTCTAAAGCCCAGGATATTCTAAGGAACTGTCTGGCTAAAGGTGCTGATACTTCCACTCTGATAGACTCTAAGGATGCCAGAATCGAACCTTTGGCCGTGgcaaaagttttgaaagaggttGTGGAAAAGCAAAACGCCAATTTAGTCATTATGGGAAAGCAGGCTATTGACGACGATTGTAACAACACTGGACAAATGCTTGCAGGTATGCTAAAATGGCCCCAGGCTACCAATGCAGCCAAAGTGGAATTTTTAGAGTCAGGAAGAGTCGAAGTGACCCGTGAAGTGGACGGAGGTGAAGAAGTGATTAGCGCTTCCCTACCGCTGGTGATCACCACGGATTTACGTCTCAACATTCCACGTTACGTCGGTTTACAGAACCTGATGAAGGCTAAGAAGAAGCCTATGGAGAAATTGGCACTAAAGGATTTCAGTGACGTTGATTTTGAGCCCCGTTTGAAGGTAAACTCCATCGAGGAGCCACAACCAAGAGCTCCTGGTGTCAAGGTCAACTCGGTCGACGAGCTCATcgaaaaattgaaggatgcCAAAGTAATCTAA
- the SER2 gene encoding phosphoserine phosphatase (similar to Saccharomyces cerevisiae SER2 (YGR208W); ancestral locus Anc_5.125): MIEFVVTCISHDNALQSSKIEEIQERIKSTVSGEFTVVEETKELAPNAYDIYIKSQENISLKQLKDQLRQTIDNYNDVDIIVQLNDAFRHKKLIVFDMDSTLIYQEVIELIAAYANVEDKVREITDRAMNNELDFKQSLRERVKLLKGLEIDRLYDEIKQKLRITEGVPELCKQLQAHGCKLAVLSGGFVPFANYIKEQLNLDFARANVLETDKEGLLTGVTTGVVVDGQCKAETLLQLCQEYGIPQQASCMVGDGGNDLPAMAAAGFGVAWNAKPKVQQLAPAKLNTKSMINLLHVFGYERK, translated from the coding sequence ATGATCGAATTTGTTGTCACCTGTATCAGCCATGACAATGCTTTACAATCCTCgaagattgaagagattcaagAGAGAATCAAGTCTACAGTGTCTGGAGAATTCACagtggttgaagaaaccaagGAATTGGCCCCAAACGCCTATGATATCTATATCAAGAGTCAAGAAAACATCTCACTGaaacaattgaaggatcAGTTGAGGCAAACGATAGATAATTATAATGACGTCGACATCATCGTACAATTGAACGATGCCTTCCGTCATAAGAAACTGATTGTGTTCGATATGGATTCCACTTTGATCTACCAGGAAGTCATCGAGCTCATCGCCGCATACGCTAACGTGGAAGACAAAGTGCGTGAGATTACTGATCGTGCGATGAATAACGAGCTCGATTTTAAGCAATCCTTGCGTGAGCGCgtaaagcttttgaaaggtttAGAGATTGACCGCCTTTAcgatgagatcaagcaAAAATTGCGTATCACAGAAGGCGTTCCAGAACTGTGCAAACAATTACAAGCTCATGGCTGTAAGTTGGCTGTATTGAGCGGTGGTTTCGTGCCGTTTGCCAATTACATCAAGGAGCAACTGAACCTTGACTTTGCGAGAGCAAATGTGCTCGAAACTGACAAGGAAGGTCTTCTTACCGGTGTCACTACAGGCGTGGTTGTCGATGGCCAATGTAAGGCAGAAACTTTGCTACAATTGTGCCAGGAATACGGTATTCCGCAACAGGCAAGCTGTATGGTCGGCGATGGAGGTAACGACCTTCCTGCAATGGCAGCTGCAGGGTTCGGAGTGGCTTGGAATGCTAAACCCAAAGTCCAACAACTAGCACCAGCTAAGTTGAACACCAAATCAATGATCAACCTCCTACATGTGTTCGGCTACGAACGCAAATAA